A window of the Lepisosteus oculatus isolate fLepOcu1 chromosome 14, fLepOcu1.hap2, whole genome shotgun sequence genome harbors these coding sequences:
- the notchl gene encoding neurogenic locus notch homolog protein 3, producing MLLALGLLVLVWRPLALCRDHGHPLVDPWAYCHHSVDCKSKFADGSCNRECTDPECLRDGFDCLPDIGGACDPKYRNYCQDHYSNSHCEQGCNSAPCGWDGSDCVSGQQPVWAEGTLLLQTTIPTWKIPRENTTLLWNLSTILRAPLRLRGAVPFDPEQDLFLVKSKELADLSPHAENTVQGSVLLLQVDNRPCSARPSSCLPSALLAASFLRAAQRVAPRLPGCVVAVRGVPEELGERDPPPAPLPWLWAAAGAAAVAVGVAAVAVAMRARARRGLRRGAAAAAAAADSEQQGEPRAPRCQAQPLRPERERRKRGQEAGKRRREPLGEDAIRLRPLTRDADCGGDTDGSHSSLQEAGPAGRKWVCRQEDESIRDHRPQEHMHFQASGWDGNCSSPLRTLGQSAPVQWCGPDGTVVLIRAVKSGLDRVVLELLRAGVPVNNTDHTGRSALHWACSVNNLSLAQTLIRYGAAIDLQDVKGETPLLLSAQLGCHDAARLLLLQGADPELKDRRGRSPLDLLLAHPGPPRHHHAAPQGLPGRSASFSGVIGHRGSPLHPSDWPAAAARGGWSPPQPWAPPPPPFQSVTALVSPRILGRPSRPISTLQEVTSEAEAEEEEPHAGPPPQPAPRQRSFSCTQHALRRPSAAPPGPAEPAPAGKGANETAGSAASGPAPPRLSQSESGSAPDCPGKGQSDSRTEKDRSCRPKPQSEKMKQDLSVSVGATNTAL from the exons ATGCTGCTGGctctggggctgctggtgctggtgtGGAGGCCTCTCGCTCTGTGTCGAG ACCATGGCCACCCTCTGGTTGACCCCTGGGCGTATTGTCACCACTCTGTGGACTGCAAGTCAAAGTTCGCCGATGGCTCATGTAACAGAGAGTGCACAGACCCAGAGTGCCTGAGAGACGGCTTTGACTGTTTGCCAGACATAGGGGGAGCCTGCGA TCCCAAGTACAGGAATTACTGTCAGGATCACTACAGCAACTCTCACTGTGAGCAGGGATgtaacagcgccccctgtggctgGGATGGCAGTGACTGCGTCTCGGGGCAGCAGCCAGTCTGGGCGGAAGGAACTTTACTCCTGCAGACCACTATCCCCACCTGGAAAATCCCACGGGAAAACACCACCCTGCTCTGGAATCTCAGCACCATCCTCAGAGCCCCCCTCAGACTGCGAGGGGCCGTGCCCTTTGACCCTGAGCAGGACCTCTTCTTGGTGAAGTCCAAGGAGCTGGCTGATCTCTCTCCCCACGCTGAGAACACAGTTCAAGG GTCGGTCCTGCTCCTGCAGGTGGACAACCGGCCGTGCTCTGCGCGCCCCTCGTCCTGCCTGCCCTCGGCCCTGCTGGCCGCCAGCTTCCTGCGGGCCGCGCAGCGGGTGGCGCCGCGGCTGCCGGGGTGCGTGGTGGCGGTGCGGGGCGTGCCggaggagctgggagagagag atcccccccccgcccccctgcCCTGGCTGTGGGCGGCGGCCGGCGCGGCGGCGGTGGCGGTCGGCGTGGCGGCGGTCGCCGTGGCGATGAGGGCGCGGGCGCGGCGCGGGCTGCGGAGGggcgcggcggcggcggcggcggcggcggacaGCGAGCAGCAGGGGGAGCCCCGGGCGCCCCGCTGCCAGGCCCAGCCCCTGCGCCccgagagggagaggaggaagagggggcAGGAGGCCGGGAAGAGGAGGCGGGAGCCGCTGGGAGAGGACGCCATCCGTCTGCG GCCTCTGACCCGGGACGCGGACTGCGGCGGCGACACCGACGGTTCCCACAGTTCCCTGCAGGAGGCGGGGCCGGCCGGCAGGAAGTGGGTCTGCAGGCAGGAAGACGAGTCGATCCGGGACCACCGACCCCAGGAGCACATGCACTTCCAGGCCTCGG gctgggacGGGAACTGCAGCTCTCCGCTCAGGACTCTGGGGCAG TCGGCCCCGGTGCAGTGGTGCGGTCCGGATGGCACCGTGGTTCTGATCCGGGCAGTGAAGAGTGGGCTGGACCGAGTGGTACTGGAGCTGCTCAGGGCTGGGGTGCCAGTCAACAACACGGACCACACTG gcagGTCTGCTCTCCACTGGGCATGCTCAGTCAACAACCTCTCCCTGGCTCAGACCCTGATCCGCTACGGGGCTGCCATCGACCTGCAGGACGTCAAG GGCGAGACGCCCCTCCTGCTCTCCGCCCAGCTCGGCTGCCACGACGCCGCCCgcctgctgctcctgcagggCGCCGACCCCGAGCTGAAGGACCGCCGCGGCCGCAGCCCCCTGGACCTGCTGCTGGCGCACCCCGGCCCCCCCCGCCACCACCACGCCGCCCCACAGGGCCTGCCCGGGAGGAGCGCCTCCTTCTCGGGGGTCATAGGTCACCGGGGGTCCCCCCTCCACCCCAG cgACTGGCCGGCGGCGGCCGCGCGAGGGGGGTGGTCCCCCCCGCAGCCCtgggcccccccccccccgcccttcCAGTCCGTCACCGCCCTGGTGTCTCCCCGGATCCTCGGCCGCCCCTCCCGGCCAATCAGCACGCTGCAGGAAGTGACGTCGGAGGCggaggcggaggaggaggagcctcACGCCGGGCCCCCCCCCCAGCCCGCCCCCCGGCAGAGGTCGTTCTCCTGCACCCAGCATGCCCTGCGCCGGCCCAGCGCCGCCCCACCGGGGCCCGCGGAGCCCGCCCCCGCGGGGAAGGGAGCCAATGAGACCGCGGGGAGCGCCGCCTCAGGCCCCGCCCCACCGcgcctcagccaatcagagtcCGGCTCAGCTCCGGACTGCCCAGGAAAGGGCCAATCAGACTCCAGGACGGAGAAGGACAGGAGCTGTAGACCCAAACCGCAGAGcgagaaaatgaaacaggatctcagtgtgtctgtgggagcAACTAATACagcactgtga